From one Paenibacillus sp. FSL K6-1330 genomic stretch:
- a CDS encoding ABC transporter substrate-binding protein, protein MKSGKRGFWLVTTALLSVSLLFGCTGGKGTPADTGDPEPGKDGETAKKIITVTFRDDGIGENGAFYKWLKELSASYPDKSVEIKPTPIQASEGDYFAKVALALKSKDTAPDIVTEDTFILNSDASAGYLEPLDDKLAAWEDWGNGSFIEAMKKGVTASDGKVYGVPYNTDSRGLWYNKDIFKQAGLPEDWQPKNWEEVLSAARTIKEKAPDVVPIWMNMGKATGEATSMQTYEMLLYGTGERLYDNAGGKWITKSQGILDALTFVETVNKEKLGPPLSKVLNGQAGNTASREYLPQGKLAISLDGSWITGNYMESGAAPWPEYKDVLGFAPMPTSQGQDPGSITLAGGWALSIPSNSKNKDEAWEFIQYALNKDNTQKLVMSSGNITVRADVAKDPEYTKMPFNEIATEYLQNAEFRPAQEKYPEVSTQIQTMVESVATGTSPADAMNKYAQDVTRIVGADHIVEK, encoded by the coding sequence ATGAAGTCAGGCAAGAGGGGTTTTTGGCTAGTAACGACGGCTTTATTAAGCGTTTCTTTGTTATTCGGTTGTACCGGGGGTAAGGGAACCCCAGCCGATACCGGCGATCCGGAACCGGGAAAGGATGGAGAGACAGCCAAGAAAATCATTACCGTGACGTTTCGGGATGACGGAATCGGCGAGAACGGAGCGTTCTATAAATGGCTCAAGGAACTATCGGCAAGTTACCCCGACAAAAGCGTAGAGATTAAGCCGACACCAATTCAGGCATCGGAAGGCGATTATTTTGCCAAGGTGGCCTTGGCGCTCAAGTCCAAAGATACGGCGCCGGATATTGTGACAGAGGATACCTTTATCCTGAACTCTGATGCAAGCGCAGGCTATCTGGAACCGCTTGACGATAAATTGGCGGCATGGGAAGACTGGGGCAACGGTTCCTTCATTGAAGCGATGAAGAAGGGGGTTACCGCTAGCGATGGCAAGGTGTACGGCGTACCGTACAATACGGATTCCAGGGGCCTCTGGTACAACAAAGACATTTTCAAACAAGCAGGTCTTCCGGAGGATTGGCAGCCTAAGAACTGGGAGGAGGTCTTAAGCGCTGCGCGAACGATCAAGGAGAAGGCGCCTGACGTTGTGCCGATCTGGATGAACATGGGCAAAGCTACAGGCGAAGCAACCTCCATGCAAACCTATGAAATGCTGCTCTACGGAACAGGCGAAAGACTGTATGACAATGCCGGCGGCAAATGGATTACGAAAAGCCAGGGCATTCTCGATGCGCTGACCTTTGTGGAGACGGTCAATAAGGAGAAACTCGGACCGCCGCTCTCCAAAGTATTGAACGGCCAGGCAGGCAACACGGCTTCCCGTGAATACCTGCCGCAGGGCAAGCTGGCGATTTCACTTGATGGCTCATGGATTACGGGCAACTATATGGAATCAGGCGCGGCGCCATGGCCTGAATACAAAGATGTGCTCGGCTTCGCGCCGATGCCGACCAGCCAAGGGCAGGACCCTGGGTCCATTACGCTGGCCGGAGGGTGGGCGCTGTCGATTCCAAGCAATTCCAAGAACAAAGACGAGGCTTGGGAATTTATCCAATATGCGCTAAACAAGGATAATACGCAGAAGCTTGTTATGTCCTCAGGGAATATCACGGTACGTGCCGATGTTGCCAAGGATCCGGAATATACAAAAATGCCGTTTAACGAAATCGCGACCGAATACCTGCAGAATGCAGAGTTCAGACCGGCGCAGGAGAAGTATCCGGAAGTGTCGACACAGATCCAGACGATGGTAGAGTCCGTGGCAACGGGAACGTCGCCTGCGGATGCCATGAATAAATATGCGCAGGACGTTACCCGCATTGTCGGAGCGGATCATATCGTGGAGAAATAA
- a CDS encoding anthrone oxygenase family protein, whose product MSDRLIFLLALFSVTGSGLIAGLFFAFSSFIMTALARIPNEQGIHAMQSINATILNPLFGTLFTGTALTSIVLAVLSIMRWGEPGSLYLLAASLLYLAGFIVTMAFNVPLNDALAAVDPGSGAGGEVWINYLRRWVPWNHVRTITSLGAMILFVFALRHLP is encoded by the coding sequence ATGAGTGACCGCTTGATTTTTTTGTTGGCTTTATTCTCGGTAACAGGCTCGGGACTCATAGCCGGGCTGTTCTTCGCTTTCTCGTCTTTTATAATGACAGCGCTGGCCCGGATTCCCAATGAACAGGGGATTCATGCCATGCAGTCCATCAATGCAACCATTCTCAATCCTTTGTTCGGCACATTGTTTACAGGTACTGCATTAACCAGTATCGTGCTTGCGGTCTTATCCATCATGCGCTGGGGAGAACCCGGCTCGTTGTACTTGCTTGCCGCCAGCCTGCTTTATTTAGCGGGATTCATCGTAACGATGGCGTTCAACGTCCCGCTAAACGACGCACTGGCCGCGGTTGACCCAGGTAGCGGTGCCGGAGGCGAGGTATGGATTAACTACCTGAGACGCTGGGTGCCATGGAATCATGTACGAACCATCACTTCTTTAGGGGCGATGATCCTGTTTGTTTTTGCCTTACGGCATCTCCCTTAA
- a CDS encoding phospholipase D-like domain-containing protein, with the protein MLDGTKVEVGSFNYFQSAVEENDDIAVIIQDEATGASFESAFNNMWNDGEAFKDYGL; encoded by the coding sequence TTGCTTGACGGAACGAAGGTGGAAGTGGGTTCATTCAATTACTTCCAGTCGGCCGTGGAAGAGAACGATGATATTGCCGTGATCATTCAGGATGAAGCGACAGGCGCAAGTTTTGAATCGGCATTTAATAACATGTGGAACGATGGGGAGGCATTCAAGGATTATGGATTATAG
- a CDS encoding G1 family glutamic endopeptidase, translating into MGIPMIDKWNHACQLDTSAKPRRNIGWISSNWSGYSVTGKKGAFKRISAKWNVPFVRPSRAATYSSAWIGIDGFRNSHLIQTGTGHEFIDGKAYYYAWWEILPASVTIIPLPIQPGDRMHASISKRSGSNWLICLRNVSRNWIFRTLQRYNGPQTSAEWIVEAPQVNGALATMARLSPVAFSCCRVNGKSPKLTADDGGIMLQNLSVTSIPSNPNRAGDRFVVKSVPQ; encoded by the coding sequence ATGGGGATTCCCATGATAGATAAGTGGAATCACGCATGCCAACTTGACACTTCAGCCAAGCCGCGTCGTAACATCGGATGGATTTCAAGCAATTGGAGCGGATACAGCGTCACAGGAAAAAAAGGGGCCTTCAAACGGATATCCGCCAAATGGAATGTGCCGTTTGTTCGTCCAAGCCGTGCGGCGACCTATTCCTCTGCATGGATCGGAATCGACGGGTTCCGCAACAGCCATTTGATACAGACCGGAACGGGTCATGAATTCATAGATGGTAAGGCTTATTATTATGCCTGGTGGGAGATTCTCCCCGCCTCGGTTACGATCATTCCGCTGCCAATTCAGCCGGGGGATCGGATGCATGCCAGCATCAGCAAGCGTAGCGGTTCTAACTGGTTAATCTGCCTTCGAAACGTATCACGAAATTGGATCTTTCGAACACTACAACGTTACAATGGTCCACAAACCTCGGCGGAATGGATCGTCGAAGCGCCGCAGGTCAATGGGGCACTTGCAACAATGGCACGGTTATCCCCTGTCGCCTTCTCCTGCTGCCGCGTCAATGGGAAAAGTCCAAAACTCACAGCCGATGACGGAGGCATTATGCTTCAGAATTTAAGCGTTACTTCCATACCTTCCAATCCGAACAGGGCAGGAGACCGGTTCGTTGTCAAAAGTGTTCCTCAATAG
- a CDS encoding amidohydrolase has translation MIEQSNAYWLLHVRLETGYRYEDDVVIGTETGLFHVKIENEAFSEIRPADALPDTLLPTRDMNGDLMLPSFRDMHIHLDKTYYGGPWKAPRRPAHGIFSRIEEEERLLPELLPTAKERAEGLLDLLLRYGSTHIRSHCNVDPVVGLRNLEATLQAVEGYREKAFVEIVAFPQHGLLRSQSVSLVRDALRNGAALVGGLDPTTVDENMEKSLNTVMELAVEANAGIDLHLHESSHVGLNTFKRVADLTEEAGWNGRVTLSHALAFADVSPSEVDEVAIRLADLGISVTSSVPLGRTIPIPQLHRRGVDISLGQDSIMDHWSPFGKGDNLDKAGLLAERFHMSDERSLGQALGFITGGVTPLDQDGRYAWPNVGDAADAVIVEASCSAEAVARRSRRRAVLFKGKQVYES, from the coding sequence ATGATCGAACAGAGTAATGCATATTGGCTGCTGCATGTCCGTCTGGAGACGGGTTATCGCTACGAGGATGACGTCGTGATCGGAACCGAAACGGGACTTTTTCATGTGAAAATAGAGAACGAGGCTTTCTCCGAGATCCGCCCTGCGGATGCTTTGCCTGATACGTTATTGCCGACACGGGACATGAACGGGGATCTGATGCTCCCATCATTTAGGGATATGCATATCCACCTGGACAAAACCTATTATGGAGGCCCATGGAAGGCACCGAGACGTCCGGCTCATGGGATCTTCAGCCGAATCGAGGAGGAAGAGAGGCTGCTTCCGGAGCTTCTTCCTACCGCCAAGGAAAGAGCGGAGGGACTGCTTGACCTGTTGCTGCGCTATGGGTCTACGCATATCCGCTCCCATTGCAATGTGGATCCTGTTGTCGGCTTGAGAAATTTAGAGGCCACCTTGCAGGCGGTTGAAGGATACAGGGAAAAAGCTTTTGTTGAGATTGTAGCATTTCCTCAGCACGGCTTGCTTCGCAGCCAGTCCGTATCCCTGGTTAGGGATGCGCTCCGAAACGGCGCAGCGCTGGTTGGGGGCTTGGATCCTACAACGGTGGATGAGAACATGGAGAAATCACTGAACACCGTGATGGAGCTGGCTGTTGAAGCCAACGCCGGCATTGACCTGCACCTGCATGAGTCGTCACATGTTGGGCTGAACACCTTTAAGCGCGTGGCTGACCTTACGGAAGAGGCGGGTTGGAATGGGAGAGTCACGCTCAGCCATGCGCTGGCTTTCGCGGATGTCTCACCAAGCGAAGTAGATGAGGTGGCGATTCGGTTGGCGGATTTGGGCATCTCGGTCACCTCTTCCGTACCGCTTGGCCGAACCATTCCGATTCCGCAGCTGCACCGCCGTGGTGTAGACATCTCGCTTGGGCAAGACAGCATAATGGACCATTGGTCCCCGTTCGGCAAAGGGGATAATCTGGACAAAGCGGGCTTGCTGGCCGAACGTTTCCATATGTCCGATGAGCGTTCCCTCGGACAGGCTCTCGGGTTTATTACGGGAGGCGTGACGCCATTAGACCAGGACGGCCGCTATGCCTGGCCTAACGTCGGGGATGCGGCAGACGCGGTGATTGTAGAAGCCAGCTGCTCCGCAGAAGCCGTTGCCAGACGGTCACGGCGCCGGGCCGTGCTGTTCAAGGGAAAACAGGTTTACGAATCATGA
- a CDS encoding ankyrin repeat domain-containing protein, with protein sequence MLRLSAILLILLLSACQPNLEKEEVQNMDHELIEYAEQGNTEQVRQLLQSGANINATDEQGRTAVMAATYHNHVGTVEALIQAGADINIRDKQLNNVFLYAGAEGMMEILRLAIEADADVTLTNRFGGTALIPASDRGHVEIVQELLTRTDIDVNHINNLNWTALLEAVILGDGSEHYQRIVKLLLEHGADAGLPDGNGVTPLQHARERRYQEIERILLDAVNEERGK encoded by the coding sequence GTGCTGCGTTTATCAGCGATTCTATTGATCCTTCTCCTGTCGGCCTGTCAACCTAATCTGGAGAAAGAAGAGGTGCAGAATATGGATCATGAACTCATTGAATATGCCGAGCAAGGCAATACGGAGCAAGTACGCCAGCTTCTTCAATCCGGCGCAAACATCAATGCGACGGATGAGCAGGGAAGAACAGCGGTAATGGCTGCAACCTACCACAATCATGTCGGAACGGTAGAGGCTTTGATCCAGGCTGGCGCTGATATCAATATTCGAGATAAGCAACTAAATAATGTATTTTTGTATGCCGGTGCAGAAGGAATGATGGAAATTTTGCGGTTGGCGATCGAAGCCGATGCGGATGTGACGTTGACCAACCGTTTTGGCGGGACGGCTCTCATACCGGCCTCCGACCGCGGACATGTAGAGATTGTTCAAGAGCTGCTGACCCGGACCGACATCGATGTGAACCATATTAATAACTTGAACTGGACCGCGCTGCTCGAGGCTGTCATTCTCGGTGACGGCAGTGAGCATTATCAGCGCATCGTGAAGCTGCTGCTGGAGCATGGGGCGGACGCTGGGCTTCCCGACGGAAATGGCGTAACTCCCCTGCAGCATGCCAGGGAGCGGAGATACCAAGAGATTGAGCGCATCTTATTGGACGCTGTAAACGAAGAGCGAGGCAAATAG
- a CDS encoding LysR family transcriptional regulator codes for MDIRQLRYFIAIVEEGTISLAANRLHISQPPLSQQLKAMEEELGSVLVYRRGKRLEITESGKTLYKYALQMTQLMEEAKAEVKEVGNGDKGALSLGINTLSSVELPSWLQEFKARYPQVSYKIQQNESYQLCELVRNRSLELAIVRLPLELDDFSILHLQTEPFYMLTSEPSIEQEITLPHIAQYPLILPSTEGLGVYYTIQMAFSEQKLQPNIAAECSDISLLLRLVASGFGVAIVPETLVKQHLPASVHAYKIKDTPAAASTALIWLRDHHVSRTALNFIDLLTSAL; via the coding sequence ATGGACATCAGACAGCTCCGGTATTTTATTGCCATCGTGGAGGAAGGTACGATCTCGCTTGCCGCCAACCGGCTTCATATTTCCCAGCCGCCTCTCAGTCAGCAGCTGAAAGCGATGGAGGAAGAGCTCGGGTCCGTCTTGGTATATCGTAGAGGCAAGCGGCTCGAAATCACCGAATCAGGTAAAACGCTGTATAAATATGCGCTCCAGATGACCCAGCTCATGGAAGAGGCCAAAGCCGAGGTTAAAGAGGTCGGGAACGGTGATAAGGGAGCACTGAGTCTTGGCATCAATACATTATCTTCGGTAGAACTGCCGTCATGGCTGCAGGAGTTCAAAGCAAGATATCCCCAAGTTTCATATAAAATTCAGCAGAACGAGTCGTATCAGCTCTGTGAGCTCGTGAGAAACCGGTCGCTCGAATTAGCGATCGTCCGCCTGCCGCTCGAATTGGATGATTTCTCGATCCTTCATCTGCAGACGGAGCCTTTTTATATGCTCACCTCTGAGCCATCCATCGAACAAGAGATAACCCTCCCTCATATTGCGCAGTATCCGCTCATTCTGCCAAGCACGGAAGGGTTGGGCGTGTATTATACGATCCAGATGGCATTCTCGGAACAGAAACTCCAGCCGAACATCGCAGCCGAATGCTCCGACATTTCGCTGCTGCTGCGTTTGGTCGCTTCGGGTTTTGGCGTGGCGATCGTTCCCGAAACGCTGGTCAAGCAGCACTTGCCTGCTTCTGTTCATGCTTACAAAATCAAGGACACCCCGGCTGCGGCTTCCACAGCCTTGATCTGGCTGAGAGATCATCACGTCTCCAGAACGGCTCTGAACTTCATTGACTTGTTGACAAGTGCCCTATAA
- a CDS encoding ABC transporter ATP-binding protein: MAQAINNWQLDQKADLNAPQSKPKYISTFRALSGYMKEYRLIFAGFIGCTLIAISAELLQPYLMKIAIDDNLMVGKNDFRSLMVICGIYFLLSLLSMVFTYLQNNLLQKAGQSIVASIRKRLFAHISKLSMSYFDKVPSGSLITHVSSDTEAINQFFNQVLLSLFRDGFTLIFILVLMFQLDVTLTLYCLILLPIIAGIAIAFRRYMRHTYQMARTRLSRLVAFVAENLSGMNLIQVFHQQKEQEKQFEERNGSYFKANIREIRTNVLFNRSYEILNNLAIAFVTWLGGQAVLGTTLEFGVLYAFITYIRLFFQPINTITQQWNTLQSATVAINRIWGLLAIQPEVTDQRKPVTIEKAKVEGRVDFDRITFGYEGGAPVIQDLDLHIKPGEMIGIVGTTGAGKSSLISLLCRFYDVNEGSIRIDGIDIRELAQSDLHRMVGLVQQEPYLYSGTVLDNVRLFDETISRERVIEACRFIGADSIIMRMKEGYDTRLSERGSGLSAGERQLISFARIIVFQPKILILDEATANLDSHTEQLIQNALQLVAEGRTTLVIAHRLSTIMGADRILVMSKGRIVEQGTHQELLDSHGYYEELYLHSQGQKQEQEAAGSLYRTR; the protein is encoded by the coding sequence ATGGCACAGGCCATTAACAATTGGCAGCTGGACCAGAAGGCGGATCTGAATGCCCCTCAGTCCAAGCCCAAATATATATCCACATTTCGTGCTTTATCGGGTTATATGAAGGAATATCGGCTGATCTTTGCCGGGTTTATCGGCTGCACCTTGATTGCCATATCGGCAGAGCTGCTGCAGCCGTACCTGATGAAAATCGCAATCGATGATAATCTGATGGTCGGCAAGAACGATTTTCGGAGCCTGATGGTCATTTGCGGCATTTATTTTTTGTTATCGCTGCTCAGTATGGTGTTCACCTATTTGCAAAATAATTTGCTGCAAAAGGCGGGGCAGAGCATTGTAGCGAGCATTCGCAAACGGCTGTTTGCCCATATATCCAAGCTGTCGATGTCTTATTTCGATAAAGTGCCGAGCGGCAGCTTGATTACGCATGTATCCAGTGATACCGAAGCGATTAATCAGTTTTTTAACCAGGTGCTGCTCAGCCTGTTCCGCGACGGATTCACTTTGATCTTCATTCTGGTCTTGATGTTCCAGCTGGATGTCACACTGACCTTATACTGCTTGATCCTGCTGCCGATCATTGCAGGAATCGCCATTGCGTTCCGGCGTTATATGCGCCACACCTATCAGATGGCCAGAACAAGGTTATCCCGGCTGGTGGCCTTTGTGGCGGAGAATCTCTCGGGGATGAATCTGATTCAAGTTTTCCATCAACAGAAGGAGCAGGAGAAGCAGTTCGAGGAACGGAACGGCTCTTACTTCAAGGCCAATATTCGGGAGATCCGGACGAATGTGCTGTTTAACCGCTCCTACGAAATATTGAACAACTTGGCGATTGCGTTCGTGACATGGCTCGGTGGACAAGCCGTCCTGGGGACAACGCTGGAGTTCGGCGTGCTGTATGCCTTTATAACGTATATCCGTTTATTCTTCCAGCCGATTAACACGATCACCCAGCAGTGGAATACGCTGCAATCGGCAACGGTGGCGATTAACCGGATATGGGGCCTCCTGGCGATTCAGCCTGAGGTTACCGATCAACGCAAGCCGGTGACTATTGAGAAAGCAAAAGTTGAGGGACGCGTTGACTTTGACCGGATCACGTTCGGTTACGAAGGCGGGGCGCCGGTCATTCAGGACCTGGATCTCCATATCAAACCCGGAGAGATGATCGGGATCGTCGGAACCACCGGAGCGGGAAAAAGCTCACTCATCAGTCTCCTATGCCGTTTCTATGATGTGAACGAAGGAAGCATTCGGATTGATGGAATCGACATTAGGGAGCTGGCACAGTCTGACCTGCACCGGATGGTAGGCCTTGTTCAGCAGGAGCCGTATCTCTACTCCGGCACGGTACTGGACAATGTACGGTTGTTCGATGAGACCATCTCGAGGGAGCGGGTGATCGAGGCTTGCCGCTTTATCGGTGCGGATTCGATCATCATGAGGATGAAGGAAGGCTATGATACCCGGTTGTCGGAGCGGGGCAGCGGCTTGTCCGCCGGTGAGCGGCAGCTGATCTCCTTTGCCCGGATCATCGTGTTCCAGCCCAAGATTCTCATTCTTGACGAAGCAACCGCCAATCTGGACTCACACACGGAGCAGCTGATCCAGAACGCGCTGCAACTCGTGGCCGAGGGGCGAACGACCCTAGTCATTGCCCATCGCCTATCTACCATCATGGGGGCAGACCGGATTTTAGTCATGAGCAAAGGCCGGATCGTGGAGCAAGGCACGCATCAGGAACTGCTGGACTCCCATGGGTATTATGAAGAGCTGTATCTTCACTCCCAAGGACAGAAGCAGGAGCAGGAGGCTGCCGGTTCATTGTATCGGACAAGATAA
- a CDS encoding ABC transporter ATP-binding protein yields the protein MDSHRILGDFFRKTWPFYVLSVCCHLVANIIHVNFPRVLGNFTDELKDGLLSVDGIVQYSWTLLGIGVGFAVIGGIGQFLVMYTGRYFEFMNRRRLFVHFTGLSERFYSKNGVGKLLSYFMNDVTTVREAISMGINQTANSSILLVSTIVMLLITNVPLYLVAASIAPLLLIPVIVVWLGPIIRRRSLQVQEALGLMTESAEEQFGGIRVTKKFAVEDTMKRRFGTTVDRIRDKQLRLVRVSSLFQSIIPFLGAASLIIALLFGGYLTILGRITVGNFVALTLYIRMLMNPLQQIGNVINVVQRARASLDRLNDLLGKQADIKELPGAKALNQEIPGIEVRDLSFSYDDVNGQEEGNRQVLRGIQLDVPPGSTLGIIGRTGSGKTTLMKLLLRTYDPPPGKVLIGGVDIRKLTLKSLREGIAYVPQDGFLFSSTIRENIAFYKRDTDPAVVEEAARKARVYDNIAEFPDKFETRLGERGITLSGGQRQRTSLARGMIKDAPILILDDSVSAVDAVTETEIMETIRDIRAGKTTIIIAHRISALKHADEIIVLDQGEIVQRGTHEELLSKDGLYRTLHDIQEEGMKHHGTGH from the coding sequence TTGGACTCTCATCGAATACTCGGAGATTTTTTCAGGAAGACGTGGCCGTTTTATGTATTGTCGGTTTGCTGCCATTTGGTTGCTAACATCATTCACGTGAATTTCCCGAGGGTGTTGGGCAATTTCACGGATGAACTGAAGGATGGTTTATTGTCTGTCGACGGTATCGTGCAGTACAGTTGGACGCTGCTGGGCATCGGTGTCGGCTTCGCCGTCATCGGCGGCATCGGCCAGTTTCTGGTGATGTACACGGGACGGTATTTCGAATTTATGAACCGGCGCCGATTGTTTGTCCACTTTACGGGGCTCAGTGAGCGATTTTATTCCAAGAATGGCGTTGGCAAGCTGCTAAGTTATTTCATGAATGACGTGACGACAGTAAGGGAAGCGATCTCGATGGGGATCAATCAGACGGCAAACTCCTCCATCCTTCTGGTCTCCACGATCGTCATGCTGCTTATAACGAATGTACCGCTGTATCTGGTGGCTGCGAGCATCGCTCCCTTGCTGCTGATTCCGGTAATTGTCGTTTGGCTCGGGCCGATTATCAGGAGAAGATCGCTGCAGGTTCAGGAAGCGCTGGGTTTGATGACAGAATCCGCAGAGGAGCAGTTTGGAGGGATCCGTGTCACCAAGAAGTTCGCGGTGGAAGACACGATGAAGCGGCGCTTTGGGACGACGGTGGACCGCATCCGGGACAAGCAGCTGCGGCTGGTTCGCGTGTCATCGCTCTTTCAATCGATCATTCCGTTTCTGGGTGCCGCCTCACTCATTATCGCCCTCTTATTCGGCGGTTATCTGACGATTCTGGGCCGCATTACGGTCGGAAACTTTGTCGCATTGACGCTTTACATCCGCATGCTGATGAATCCGCTGCAGCAGATTGGCAATGTCATTAATGTCGTTCAGCGCGCGAGGGCTTCGCTTGACCGATTGAACGACCTGCTTGGCAAGCAGGCCGACATTAAGGAACTGCCTGGCGCCAAGGCGCTGAATCAGGAGATTCCAGGCATCGAAGTGCGTGATTTATCCTTCTCCTATGATGATGTGAATGGTCAAGAGGAGGGGAACAGACAGGTTCTGCGCGGCATTCAATTGGATGTTCCGCCAGGATCGACGCTGGGCATCATTGGCCGAACGGGAAGCGGCAAGACTACGCTGATGAAGCTGCTGCTGCGTACCTACGATCCGCCTCCGGGGAAAGTGCTGATCGGGGGCGTGGATATTCGGAAGCTTACATTAAAAAGCCTGCGCGAAGGGATCGCCTATGTTCCCCAGGACGGCTTCCTGTTCAGCTCGACGATCCGCGAGAATATTGCCTTCTATAAACGGGACACGGATCCGGCTGTCGTTGAGGAAGCGGCACGAAAAGCACGGGTGTATGACAACATCGCGGAGTTTCCGGACAAGTTCGAAACCCGCCTTGGGGAGCGAGGCATTACGCTGTCCGGAGGACAGCGGCAGCGGACAAGCCTTGCACGGGGGATGATTAAGGATGCACCTATCCTCATTCTGGATGATAGCGTAAGCGCCGTCGACGCGGTGACGGAGACCGAAATTATGGAGACGATTCGCGATATCCGCGCTGGGAAGACCACGATCATTATTGCCCACCGGATCAGTGCATTGAAACATGCCGATGAGATCATCGTCCTGGATCAGGGAGAGATCGTTCAGCGGGGTACGCATGAAGAACTGCTGTCGAAGGACGGACTGTACCGAACGCTGCATGACATTCAGGAAGAGGGGATGAAGCATCATGGCACAGGCCATTAA